From Panthera uncia isolate 11264 chromosome X, Puncia_PCG_1.0, whole genome shotgun sequence, the proteins below share one genomic window:
- the HPRT1 gene encoding hypoxanthine-guanine phosphoribosyltransferase has product MATRSPSVVISDDEPGYDLDLFCIPHHYAEDLEKVFIPHGLIMDRTERLARDVLKEMGGHHIVALCVLKGGYKFFADLLDYIKALNRNSDGSIPMTVDFIRLKSYCNDQSTGDIKVIGGDDLSTLTGKNVLIVEDIIDTGKTMQTLLSMVKQHNPKMVKVASLLVKRTPRSVGYKPDFVGFEIPDKFVVGYALDYNEYFRDLNHVCVISETGKAKYKA; this is encoded by the exons attagTGATGATGAACCAGGTTATGACCTAGATTTATTCTGTATACCTCATCATTACGCTGAGGATTTGGAAAAGGTGTTTATTCCTCATGGACTAATTATGGACAG GACCGAGCGTCTTGCCCGAGACGTGTTGAAGGAGATGGGTGGCCATCACATCGTAGCCCTCTGTGTGCTCAAGGGGGGCTATAAATTCTTTGCTGACCTGCTGGATTATATCAAAGCACTGAACAGAAATAGTGATGGATCCATTCCTATGACTGTAGATTTCATCAGACTGAAGAGCTACTGT aatgACCAGTCAACAGGGGACATAAAAGTAATTGGTGGAGATGATCTCTCAACTTTAACTGGAAAG aatgtCTTGATTGTTGAG gatataatTGACACTGGCAAAACAATGCAAACCTTGCTCTCCATGGTCAAGCAGCATAATCCAAAGATGGTCAAGGTTGCAAG CTTGCTGGTGAAGAGGACCCCTCGAAGCGTTGGCTATAAACCAGACT TTGTCGGATTTGAAATCCCAGACAAGTTTGTCGTAGGATATGCCCTTGACTACAATGAATACTTCAGGGACTTGAAT CACGTTTGTGTCATTAGTGAAACtggaaaagcaaaatacaaagcgTAA